The following proteins are co-located in the Flammeovirga kamogawensis genome:
- the ileS gene encoding isoleucine--tRNA ligase: MGFKEYKGLDLVAANKEIRKYWEENNIFDKSVSTRSGNPSFVFYEGPPSANGAPGIHHVMGRAVKDLFNRYKTLKGFEVKRKAGWDTHGLPVELKVEKELGITKEDIGKKISVDDYNAACRKTVMEFKEQWDELTRQMGYWVDLDTPYITFEKNYMESVWYLLKELYKKDLIYKGYTIQPFSPAAGTGLSSHELNQPGAYRDVTDTTITAQFKVVKDDNSSALFSDVHGDLFFLAWTTTPWTLSSNAALAVGNNIDYVKVQTYNAYTHEPVTVILAKNRLNAYINKKQLDADFDAYEAGTKLIPARVVGEVKGKDLVGAKYEQLLPYVTPEGKAFEVIPGDFVTTEDGTGIVHIAPTFGADDQRVANLAGIAPVVVFDEKGEPLPLVDKTGRFVKEMGEFGEQFIKAEYEGDAVTADKSYKSMDVRLAIKLKTENRAFLVAKYVHSYPHCWRTDKPVLYYPLDSWFIRTTAVKDRLVELNKTINWKPKATGEGRFGNWLENLVDWNLSRSRYWGTPLPIWRTEDGTEEICIGSVAELGEEVKKAVKAGVMPRDPKYITKDDELTEEFDLHRPYVDDIVLVSKNGVPMKRELDLIDVWFDSGAMPYAQWHYPFENKEIFKGSFPADFIAEGVDQTRGWFFTLHAIAGMTQDSIAYKNVVSNGLVLDAKGAKMSKRVGNVINPFETMDEHGADATRWYMISNANPWDNLKFDLEGVKETKRKFFGTLYNTYSFFSLYANLDNFTYSEAEIPMEERQESDRWILSRLNTLIKEVDEALNEYEPTKAARAIQTFTLEDMSNWYVRLNRKRFWKGDYATDKISAYQTLYTCLETISQLMSPIAPFFSDRLFQDLNAATKKDTSESVHISNFPEVNEALIDVDLEEKMRLAQVISSLTHSIRKKEKLKVRQPLQRILIPDVNAKVTAQIKAVQDVIASEVNIKEIDFLTEENEGMFVKHIKPNFATLGRKYGKLMKGISAQINQMSQDDIKAIETNKGTTLDVDGNEVVLGIEDVLITSDDIPGWSMAKDQGVTVALDITLTEELKKEGIARDIVNRVQNIRKELGLEVQDKINIVAEKGDELVNAALATFGSYICDETQALSLTVEDTVTNAIVVDLDGVEVKLSVSK, translated from the coding sequence ATCAGGAAATCCATCTTTCGTGTTTTATGAAGGGCCTCCTTCTGCAAACGGTGCGCCTGGTATTCACCACGTGATGGGCCGTGCAGTAAAGGATCTTTTCAATAGATATAAGACATTAAAAGGATTTGAAGTAAAACGTAAAGCAGGCTGGGATACTCACGGTTTACCGGTAGAGTTGAAGGTAGAAAAAGAGCTTGGTATTACTAAAGAAGATATTGGTAAGAAAATTTCTGTTGATGATTACAATGCTGCTTGCCGTAAAACCGTAATGGAGTTTAAGGAGCAGTGGGATGAGTTAACAAGACAAATGGGATATTGGGTAGATTTAGATACGCCTTATATCACTTTTGAGAAAAATTACATGGAGTCCGTTTGGTACCTCTTAAAAGAGTTATACAAAAAGGATTTAATATATAAAGGATATACTATCCAACCATTTTCTCCAGCAGCAGGTACTGGGTTAAGTTCTCACGAATTAAACCAGCCAGGTGCATATAGAGATGTGACGGATACAACAATTACAGCTCAGTTTAAAGTAGTAAAAGACGATAACTCTTCTGCTTTATTCTCTGATGTACACGGAGATTTATTCTTCTTAGCTTGGACAACTACTCCTTGGACGTTATCATCTAATGCTGCTTTAGCAGTAGGTAACAACATTGATTATGTTAAAGTGCAAACGTACAATGCTTATACACATGAGCCTGTTACTGTAATCTTAGCAAAAAATCGTTTAAATGCTTATATAAACAAAAAGCAATTAGACGCTGATTTTGATGCTTACGAAGCTGGCACTAAACTTATTCCTGCTCGTGTTGTAGGAGAGGTGAAAGGCAAAGATTTAGTAGGTGCTAAATATGAGCAGTTATTACCTTATGTTACTCCAGAAGGTAAAGCTTTTGAAGTAATTCCTGGCGATTTTGTAACTACTGAAGATGGTACTGGTATTGTGCATATTGCCCCAACTTTTGGTGCAGATGACCAGAGAGTAGCCAATCTTGCAGGAATTGCTCCTGTTGTAGTTTTTGATGAAAAAGGTGAACCACTTCCACTTGTGGATAAAACAGGTCGTTTTGTAAAAGAAATGGGCGAGTTTGGTGAGCAATTCATTAAAGCAGAATACGAAGGTGATGCAGTAACTGCAGACAAGTCTTACAAATCTATGGATGTTCGTCTTGCAATTAAATTGAAGACAGAAAATAGAGCATTTTTAGTAGCCAAATATGTCCATAGTTACCCACACTGTTGGAGAACTGACAAACCTGTATTGTACTACCCGTTAGACTCTTGGTTTATCCGTACTACAGCGGTTAAAGATCGTTTAGTAGAACTAAACAAAACTATAAACTGGAAGCCGAAAGCAACTGGTGAAGGACGCTTTGGTAACTGGTTAGAAAACTTAGTAGACTGGAACCTTTCTCGTTCTCGTTATTGGGGTACTCCACTTCCAATTTGGAGAACGGAAGACGGTACGGAAGAAATCTGTATTGGTTCGGTTGCTGAATTAGGTGAAGAGGTAAAGAAAGCTGTGAAAGCAGGTGTAATGCCAAGAGATCCTAAATATATTACTAAAGACGATGAGTTGACTGAAGAGTTTGACTTGCACCGTCCGTATGTAGATGATATCGTTTTAGTGTCTAAAAATGGTGTTCCAATGAAACGTGAGTTAGACTTGATCGACGTTTGGTTCGACTCAGGAGCTATGCCTTACGCACAATGGCATTATCCATTCGAAAATAAAGAGATCTTTAAAGGATCTTTCCCTGCAGATTTTATTGCTGAAGGTGTTGACCAAACACGTGGTTGGTTCTTTACTTTGCATGCAATTGCTGGAATGACTCAAGATAGCATTGCTTATAAAAATGTTGTATCTAATGGTTTAGTATTGGATGCAAAAGGAGCAAAAATGTCTAAACGTGTAGGTAACGTAATTAATCCATTCGAAACAATGGACGAACACGGTGCAGATGCTACACGTTGGTACATGATATCAAATGCTAACCCTTGGGATAATCTTAAATTTGATTTAGAAGGAGTTAAAGAGACAAAACGTAAGTTCTTTGGTACTCTTTATAATACATATTCATTCTTCTCATTGTATGCAAACTTGGATAATTTCACTTATTCAGAAGCAGAAATTCCAATGGAAGAGCGTCAAGAATCTGATCGTTGGATTTTGTCTCGTTTAAATACTTTAATTAAGGAAGTAGATGAGGCATTAAATGAATACGAGCCAACAAAAGCGGCAAGAGCTATCCAAACATTTACTTTGGAAGACATGTCGAACTGGTACGTACGTTTAAACCGTAAGCGTTTCTGGAAAGGAGATTACGCTACAGATAAGATCTCAGCATACCAAACGTTGTATACTTGTTTAGAAACAATTTCTCAATTAATGTCGCCAATTGCGCCATTCTTCTCAGATAGATTGTTCCAAGATTTGAATGCAGCTACGAAGAAAGATACTTCAGAATCTGTGCATATCTCTAACTTCCCAGAAGTAAACGAGGCATTGATTGATGTAGACTTAGAAGAAAAAATGCGCTTGGCACAAGTAATTTCATCTCTTACGCACTCAATCCGTAAGAAAGAGAAATTGAAAGTACGTCAGCCATTACAAAGAATATTGATTCCAGATGTAAATGCAAAAGTTACTGCTCAAATTAAAGCTGTACAAGATGTAATTGCATCGGAAGTAAACATTAAAGAAATTGACTTCTTAACAGAAGAAAATGAAGGAATGTTTGTGAAACACATCAAACCAAATTTTGCTACTCTTGGTAGGAAATATGGAAAATTGATGAAAGGAATCTCTGCTCAGATTAATCAAATGTCTCAGGACGATATCAAAGCTATTGAAACAAATAAAGGAACAACTTTAGACGTTGATGGTAATGAGGTTGTTTTAGGAATAGAAGATGTATTGATTACTTCTGATGATATCCCAGGTTGGTCTATGGCGAAAGATCAAGGTGTTACAGTAGCACTTGATATTACGCTTACAGAAGAACTTAAAAAAGAAGGTATTGCTCGTGATATTGTAAATAGAGTACAAAATATCCGTAAGGAATTAGGACTTGAAGTACAAGATAAAATTAATATCGTTGCAGAAAAAGGTGATGAGTTAGTTAACGCAGCGTTAGCAACTTTTGGTTCTTATATCTGTGATGAGACACAGGCTTTATCTTTAACTGTTGAGGATACTGTTACAAATGCAATAGTTGTAGATCTTGATGGTGTAGAAGTTAAACTAAGTGTAAGTAAATAA